The Serpentinimonas maccroryi genome has a segment encoding these proteins:
- a CDS encoding phosphate ABC transporter ATP-binding protein yields the protein MSIYDNIAFGVKLYEKLSRADMDERVQWALSKAALWNEVKDKLKQSGLSLSGGQQQRLCIARSVAVKPSVLLLDEPTASLDPISTGKVEELVHELKKDYTIAIVTHNMQQAARCSDYTAYMYLGELMEYGATEQIFFKPKRTETEDYITGRFG from the coding sequence ATGTCGATCTACGACAACATCGCATTTGGCGTCAAGCTCTACGAAAAACTCAGCCGCGCCGACATGGACGAGCGCGTGCAGTGGGCCCTGAGCAAAGCCGCACTCTGGAACGAAGTCAAAGACAAGCTCAAGCAAAGCGGCCTGAGCCTGTCGGGCGGGCAGCAGCAGCGCCTGTGCATCGCGCGCAGCGTGGCGGTCAAGCCCTCGGTGCTGCTGCTCGACGAGCCCACGGCGTCGCTGGACCCGATCTCGACCGGCAAGGTCGAGGAACTGGTGCACGAACTCAAAAAAGACTACACCATCGCCATCGTCACCCACAACATGCAGCAGGCGGCGCGTTGCAGCGACTACACCGCCTACATGTACTTGGGCGAGCTGATGGAGTACGGCGCCACCGAACAGATTTTCTTCAAGCCCAAGCGCACCGAGACCGAAGACTACATCACAGGAAGGTTTGGTTGA
- the phoU gene encoding phosphate signaling complex protein PhoU — protein MSEKLLSSQFEAELAHATARMLEMGGLVESQLRQCIYALHHLSLETVQQVLQQEALVNNFEVEIDYEITSTMSRRQPTARDLRLLVALSRVVMNLERVGDKAARIAKLIRAHIQAGAPRALPSGDLESSLSYAIEQLHQTLDAFARLDAHAANTVINSDDRLDEDYAGYTRKLITYMMEDPRTIGSSLNLLFLAKAIERVGDHAKNIAEATIYVVKGADVRHASEEERKSALQ, from the coding sequence ATGAGTGAAAAACTGCTCTCCAGCCAGTTCGAAGCCGAACTGGCCCACGCCACCGCCCGCATGCTCGAAATGGGCGGCTTGGTCGAATCCCAGCTGCGCCAGTGCATATACGCCTTGCATCACCTCAGCCTCGAGACCGTGCAGCAGGTGCTCCAGCAAGAGGCGCTGGTGAATAATTTTGAAGTCGAAATCGATTACGAAATCACCAGCACCATGAGCCGGCGCCAGCCCACGGCGCGCGACTTGCGCTTGCTGGTGGCCTTGTCGCGTGTGGTCATGAACCTCGAGCGGGTGGGCGACAAAGCGGCGCGCATTGCCAAGCTCATTCGGGCGCACATTCAGGCCGGGGCGCCGCGCGCCTTGCCCAGTGGGGATCTGGAATCCAGTTTGTCGTATGCCATCGAGCAGCTGCACCAAACCCTGGACGCTTTTGCTCGCCTTGATGCCCATGCGGCCAACACGGTCATCAATTCGGACGACCGGCTCGATGAAGATTACGCCGGTTACACGCGCAAGCTCATCACCTACATGATGGAAGACCCGCGCACCATCGGCAGCAGCCTCAATCTGTTGTTTTTGGCCAAGGCCATCGAGCGCGTCGGCGATCACGCCAAAAACATCGCCGAAGCCACGATTTACGTCGTCAAAGGTGCCGACGTGCGCCACGCCAGCGAAGAGGAAAGGAAATCGGCCCTGCAATGA
- a CDS encoding DUF5368 family protein has translation MLYNLWLGLNIAYEILLPMLWLLVLLAVVWSATLVLALVRAPKGQWRKTLPTSAAIGAIAMALAFVLFPGVAGSSFADINQFADWLFAIGTAVGIGVALWVLTWPMLTWLKKSA, from the coding sequence ATGCTGTACAACCTCTGGCTTGGCCTGAACATCGCTTACGAAATCCTGCTCCCCATGCTGTGGCTGCTTGTCTTGTTGGCTGTGGTTTGGAGCGCCACACTGGTGCTGGCGCTGGTGCGCGCCCCCAAGGGCCAGTGGCGCAAAACCTTGCCCACCAGCGCCGCCATCGGCGCCATCGCCATGGCGCTGGCCTTCGTTTTGTTCCCAGGCGTGGCCGGTTCGAGCTTTGCCGACATCAATCAATTTGCCGACTGGCTGTTCGCCATCGGTACGGCGGTGGGCATCGGTGTGGCGCTCTGGGTGCTCACTTGGCCTATGCTGACTTGGTTGAAAAAGTCGGCATAA
- the recR gene encoding recombination mediator RecR, with translation MAKALESLLRALQGLPGVGAKTASRMAFHLLQHDRDGALELARALTRGVAELRHCTRCYTFTDADLCPTCTDPARDDTLLCVVETPADQAALERTGVYKGRYFVLMGKLGPLAALGPQENGVLRLLERLQGAQGDAVRELVLATSFTAEGEATAHLISQALKGRDIKVTRLARGVPLGSELEYVDLGTIAHALADRR, from the coding sequence ATGGCCAAAGCGCTCGAGTCGCTGTTGCGCGCGCTGCAAGGCCTGCCCGGGGTGGGGGCCAAGACAGCCTCGCGCATGGCTTTTCACCTGCTGCAACACGACCGCGATGGCGCGCTGGAGCTGGCGCGGGCGCTCACGCGCGGGGTGGCCGAGCTGCGCCATTGCACGCGCTGTTACACCTTCACCGACGCCGACCTGTGCCCCACCTGCACCGACCCAGCGCGCGACGACACCCTGCTGTGCGTGGTCGAAACCCCCGCCGACCAGGCGGCGCTGGAGCGCACCGGCGTGTACAAAGGGCGCTACTTTGTGCTCATGGGCAAACTCGGCCCGCTGGCGGCGCTGGGGCCGCAAGAAAACGGTGTGTTGCGCCTGCTCGAGCGCCTGCAAGGCGCCCAAGGGGATGCGGTGCGCGAACTGGTGCTGGCCACCAGTTTCACCGCCGAAGGCGAAGCCACCGCGCACCTGATCTCCCAAGCGCTCAAGGGGCGCGACATCAAAGTGACCCGGCTGGCGCGCGGCGTGCCGCTGGGCAGCGAGCTCGAGTACGTGGACTTGGGCACCATCGCCCACGCGCTGGCCGATCGGCGCTGA
- the dnaX gene encoding DNA polymerase III subunit gamma/tau, whose product MSYLVLARKYRPQNFAQMVGQEHVVQALSNALRSQRLHHAYLFTGTRGVGKTTVSRILAKSLNCTGPDGAGGITAEPCGQCPACREIDAGRFVDYTELDAASNRGVDEVQALLEQAVYKPVQGRFKVFMIDEVHMLTGHAFNAMLKTLEEPPAYLKFVLATTDPQKVPVTVLSRCLQFNLRPMPPPTVQQHLEQVLQAEQVPFEAGALRLLARGARGSMRDALSLTDQAIAFGAGQLQEAAVRQMLGAVERGHALRLVEALAAGDGASVVQTVQALRLQGYAAASALEEMVGLLQRMAVLQAVPAQLQPHDPEDADCARLAALLPPDQTQLLYSLCLHGRAELGLAPDEYAALNMVLLRLLAFRPEGVEKKSLKSAEPFDAAGQGRAAATPLPASAPSTTVIPTASPALSLVADPAVAEPETLQPAAQPLPVPSPASPEPTGASVSPTPADTAPLPDFWQSVVSDLVQREAVTALTRELALQAELVRREPGCWTLRVAQAALANGSARERLQSALAQAGHAVRLELEIAPAHDTPAQRAAAAAQARLQAAHDSLLQDPFVQSMLRDFGGKIVPGSLQAL is encoded by the coding sequence ATGTCGTACCTCGTTTTGGCCCGCAAATACCGGCCGCAGAACTTTGCCCAGATGGTGGGCCAAGAGCACGTGGTGCAAGCGCTGAGCAACGCCTTGCGCAGCCAGCGCCTGCACCACGCCTACCTGTTTACCGGCACGCGCGGGGTGGGCAAGACCACGGTGTCGCGCATCTTGGCCAAATCGCTCAACTGCACCGGGCCCGATGGCGCCGGGGGTATCACGGCCGAACCCTGTGGCCAGTGCCCGGCCTGCCGCGAGATCGACGCCGGGCGCTTCGTCGATTACACCGAGCTCGACGCCGCCTCCAATCGCGGTGTCGATGAGGTGCAGGCGCTGCTCGAGCAGGCGGTCTATAAGCCGGTGCAGGGGCGTTTCAAGGTGTTCATGATCGACGAAGTGCACATGCTCACCGGGCACGCCTTCAACGCCATGCTCAAAACGCTGGAAGAGCCGCCAGCCTACCTCAAGTTCGTGCTCGCCACCACCGACCCGCAAAAGGTGCCGGTGACGGTGCTCAGCCGCTGCCTGCAGTTCAACCTGCGTCCCATGCCCCCGCCAACCGTGCAGCAGCACCTCGAGCAGGTGCTGCAGGCCGAGCAGGTGCCGTTTGAGGCCGGTGCGCTGCGCTTGCTGGCACGCGGCGCGCGCGGCTCGATGCGCGATGCCCTGAGCCTGACCGACCAAGCCATCGCCTTTGGCGCTGGGCAGCTGCAAGAGGCGGCGGTGCGCCAGATGCTGGGCGCGGTGGAGCGCGGCCATGCGCTGCGCTTGGTTGAAGCCTTGGCCGCCGGAGACGGCGCCAGCGTGGTGCAGACGGTGCAGGCCTTGCGTCTGCAAGGCTACGCCGCCGCGTCGGCGCTCGAAGAGATGGTGGGCCTGCTGCAGCGCATGGCGGTGCTGCAGGCGGTGCCGGCGCAGTTGCAGCCCCACGACCCCGAAGACGCCGACTGCGCCCGCCTGGCGGCTTTGCTGCCCCCCGACCAGACGCAACTGCTCTATAGCCTGTGCCTGCACGGGCGCGCCGAACTCGGGCTGGCCCCGGACGAATACGCGGCGCTGAACATGGTGCTGCTGCGGCTGCTGGCCTTCAGGCCCGAAGGGGTGGAAAAAAAAAGCCTGAAAAGCGCTGAGCCGTTTGATGCGGCGGGGCAGGGGCGGGCGGCTGCGACACCTTTGCCTGCATCTGCCCCCAGCACAACTGTTATCCCAACTGCCAGCCCCGCTCTCAGCCTTGTTGCCGACCCTGCAGTTGCGGAGCCTGAAACGTTGCAGCCTGCCGCGCAACCCCTGCCGGTGCCCAGCCCAGCCTCTCCCGAGCCGACGGGCGCTTCTGTCTCCCCAACCCCCGCCGACACAGCCCCTTTGCCCGATTTCTGGCAGAGTGTGGTCAGCGACTTGGTGCAGCGTGAAGCGGTGACGGCGCTTACGCGCGAGCTGGCCTTGCAGGCCGAGTTGGTGCGGCGCGAACCCGGCTGCTGGACGCTGCGCGTGGCGCAGGCGGCGCTGGCCAATGGCAGCGCGCGCGAGCGGCTGCAGTCGGCGCTGGCGCAGGCTGGGCATGCGGTGAGGCTGGAGCTGGAAATCGCCCCAGCGCACGACACCCCCGCCCAGCGCGCGGCTGCGGCTGCGCAGGCGCGTTTGCAAGCCGCGCACGACAGCTTGCTGCAAGACCCCTTCGTGCAGTCTATGCTGCGCGACTTTGGCGGCAAAATCGTGCCCGGCAGCTTGCAAGCGCTCTGA
- the pstA gene encoding phosphate ABC transporter permease PstA — protein sequence MQINQSLYNQRRRKNAAIMAFSGVASLIGLAVLVWILFVLFSNGFYALDWEIFTQDTPAPGTPGGGLRNAIVGSLIMVGCAVLISTPIGVLAGIYLAEFGDANKTASVTRFVNEVMLSAPSVVLGLFVFAVVVMTMGNFSGYAGMIALSLIAIPVVIKTTENMMRMIPGSLREAAFALGAPHWKVATMVVLRGARAGVITGVLLALARISGETAPLLFTALNNQFFTLDMDGPMANLPVWIYHMAMSPFDNWNELAWAGALLITLTVLAINITARILFRERVKV from the coding sequence AGCGCCGGCGCAAAAACGCTGCCATCATGGCCTTTTCTGGCGTCGCCTCGTTGATCGGGCTGGCGGTGCTGGTCTGGATTTTGTTCGTGCTGTTTTCCAATGGCTTTTACGCCCTCGATTGGGAAATCTTCACCCAAGACACACCCGCGCCCGGCACGCCCGGCGGCGGCTTGCGCAACGCCATCGTCGGCAGTTTGATCATGGTCGGCTGCGCGGTGCTGATCTCGACCCCGATCGGTGTCTTGGCCGGCATTTACTTGGCCGAGTTTGGCGACGCCAACAAGACCGCCAGCGTCACGCGCTTCGTCAACGAGGTCATGCTCTCGGCGCCGTCGGTGGTGCTGGGCTTGTTCGTGTTTGCGGTCGTGGTCATGACCATGGGCAATTTTTCGGGCTATGCCGGCATGATCGCGCTGTCGCTGATCGCCATTCCGGTGGTGATCAAAACCACCGAAAACATGATGCGCATGATCCCCGGCAGCTTGCGCGAGGCCGCGTTCGCGCTCGGCGCGCCGCACTGGAAGGTGGCGACCATGGTGGTGCTGCGCGGCGCCCGCGCCGGCGTCATCACCGGCGTGCTGCTGGCGCTGGCGCGCATCAGTGGCGAGACCGCGCCGCTGCTCTTTACCGCGCTCAACAACCAGTTCTTCACCCTCGACATGGACGGCCCCATGGCCAACCTGCCGGTCTGGATCTACCACATGGCCATGAGCCCATTCGACAACTGGAACGAGCTCGCTTGGGCGGGCGCTTTGCTCATCACCTTGACGGTGCTGGCGATCAACATCACGGCACGCATTTTGTTCCGTGAGCGCGTCAAAGTCTAA
- the phoR gene encoding phosphate regulon sensor histidine kinase PhoR produces the protein MMRRLLELLAFTLAAGALAAAFGVASWLPVLGSAVGALLWFAFDALRARRVLDWLRHGSAAAPPLAVGVWAEVVERARKSFKILNRKARKSEARLQEFLAAIQASPIGVVLLDKSSAIEWSNFTAAQHLGFDPKRDLKQPIRHLVRAPEFIDYLVQGDYAQAVEIDGRDATPGHPQRISINLYLYGKGRRLMLTREITAVELAEAMRRDFVANVSHEIRTPLTVVSGFIETLQTLELSASERREYLELMSTQAQRMQSLVSDLLTFSRLEGSPVPGVGEWIDAQAMLQQVVNEAQALSEVLGRGPHQVLAQSGPSFLIAGARAELHSAMSNLLNNAVRHTPAGAQVRAGWTLNNDGGAGFYVSDDGPGIEAEHLPRLTERFYRVDRSRSRETGGTGLGLAIVKHVAQRHGGLVQIESALGQGSTFRIILPPSRVLNHSD, from the coding sequence ATGATGCGACGCCTGCTGGAGCTGCTGGCGTTTACGCTGGCTGCTGGCGCGTTGGCCGCGGCGTTTGGGGTTGCCAGTTGGCTGCCGGTGCTGGGCAGTGCTGTTGGTGCGTTGTTGTGGTTCGCATTCGATGCGCTGCGGGCGCGGCGCGTGCTTGATTGGTTGCGCCATGGCAGCGCAGCCGCGCCTCCGCTCGCCGTGGGTGTGTGGGCCGAGGTGGTCGAGCGTGCGCGGAAATCGTTCAAAATTCTGAATCGCAAGGCGCGCAAGAGCGAGGCGCGTTTGCAAGAATTTTTGGCCGCCATTCAGGCCTCACCCATCGGCGTGGTGTTGCTCGATAAATCCTCTGCTATCGAGTGGAGCAATTTCACAGCGGCCCAGCACCTGGGTTTTGACCCCAAGCGCGATCTCAAACAACCCATACGCCACTTGGTGCGCGCGCCCGAATTCATCGATTATTTGGTGCAGGGCGATTACGCCCAGGCGGTCGAGATCGATGGCCGCGACGCCACCCCGGGCCACCCGCAGCGCATTTCCATCAACCTCTACCTCTACGGCAAGGGGCGGCGTCTGATGCTGACGCGCGAAATCACGGCGGTGGAATTGGCCGAAGCCATGCGGCGCGATTTCGTGGCCAATGTGTCGCACGAAATTCGCACCCCTCTGACCGTGGTCAGCGGTTTTATCGAGACCTTGCAAACGCTGGAATTGTCGGCCAGCGAGCGGCGCGAGTACCTCGAATTGATGAGCACCCAAGCTCAGCGCATGCAAAGCCTGGTCAGCGATCTGCTCACCTTTTCAAGGCTCGAAGGCAGCCCGGTGCCCGGTGTGGGCGAGTGGATCGACGCCCAAGCCATGCTGCAGCAGGTGGTCAACGAGGCGCAGGCGCTGTCGGAGGTGTTGGGCAGGGGTCCGCATCAGGTGCTGGCCCAAAGCGGCCCGTCTTTTCTGATTGCGGGCGCGCGCGCCGAGTTGCACAGCGCCATGTCAAACCTCCTCAACAACGCGGTGCGCCATACCCCGGCGGGTGCGCAGGTGAGAGCCGGCTGGACGTTGAACAACGATGGCGGCGCCGGTTTTTATGTCAGCGACGACGGACCGGGCATCGAGGCCGAGCATCTGCCGCGCCTGACCGAGCGCTTTTACCGCGTGGACCGCAGCCGCTCGCGCGAAACCGGTGGCACCGGACTGGGCTTGGCGATCGTCAAGCACGTGGCGCAGCGCCATGGGGGCTTGGTGCAGATCGAGAGCGCCCTAGGCCAAGGTTCGACCTTTCGTATCATCTTGCCGCCCAGCCGGGTGCTAAACCACAGCGATTAG
- a CDS encoding type B 50S ribosomal protein L31: MKSGIHPNYREVCFVDLSNNQQFVIRSCVNARETIKLDDGRELPLYKLDTSSESHPFYTGTQKSVDNMGGRVEKFRNRFARTAK; the protein is encoded by the coding sequence ATGAAATCCGGCATCCACCCCAACTACCGCGAAGTCTGCTTCGTCGATTTGTCGAACAACCAGCAGTTCGTGATCCGCTCCTGCGTCAACGCCCGCGAGACCATCAAGCTCGACGACGGGCGCGAGCTACCGCTCTACAAGCTCGACACCTCGAGCGAATCGCACCCTTTTTACACCGGCACGCAAAAGAGCGTGGACAACATGGGCGGTCGCGTGGAAAAATTCCGCAACCGCTTCGCCCGCACGGCCAAGTAA
- the rho gene encoding transcription termination factor Rho — MHLNELKALHVSEVLKQADALEIENTGRMRKQELMFAIIKKRAKTGEQVFADGVLEVLPDGFGFLRNMDTSFTASTDDIYISPSQIRRFNLHTGDMIEGEVRTPKDGERYFALNKLDKINGLSPEHNKHKVMFENLTPLFPQQQMRLEREIKTEENITGRVIDLIAPIGKGQRGLIVAPPKSGKTVMMQTIAHALAANYPEVTLMVLLVDERPEEVTEMQRTVKGEVISSTFDEPATRHVHVAEMVIERAKRLVELKKDVVILLDSITRLARAYNNVLPSSGKVLSGGVDANALQRPKRFFGAARNVEEGGSLTIIATALIDTGSRMDEVIFEEFKGTGNSELHLDRRLYEKRVFPAVQLNRSGTRREELLLAPEILQKTRILRQFMYNMDEIESMEMVLKNMKQTKNNHEFFDLMRRGG; from the coding sequence ATGCATCTCAACGAACTCAAGGCCTTGCACGTCTCGGAAGTGCTCAAGCAGGCCGATGCGCTGGAAATCGAAAACACCGGCCGCATGCGCAAACAGGAGCTGATGTTTGCGATCATCAAAAAGCGCGCCAAAACCGGCGAGCAGGTGTTTGCCGACGGCGTGCTCGAGGTGCTGCCCGATGGCTTTGGTTTCCTGCGCAACATGGACACCAGCTTCACCGCCTCCACCGACGACATCTACATCTCGCCCAGCCAGATCCGGCGCTTCAACCTGCACACCGGCGACATGATCGAAGGCGAGGTGCGCACGCCCAAAGACGGCGAGCGCTACTTCGCCCTCAACAAGCTCGACAAAATCAACGGCCTATCGCCCGAGCACAACAAGCACAAGGTGATGTTCGAGAACCTCACGCCGCTGTTTCCGCAGCAGCAAATGCGGCTCGAGCGCGAGATCAAGACCGAAGAAAACATCACCGGCCGCGTGATCGACCTGATCGCGCCCATCGGCAAGGGCCAGCGCGGCCTGATCGTGGCCCCGCCCAAGAGCGGCAAAACGGTGATGATGCAGACCATCGCCCACGCCTTGGCCGCCAACTACCCCGAAGTCACGCTGATGGTGCTGCTGGTCGATGAGCGCCCCGAAGAAGTCACCGAGATGCAGCGCACCGTCAAGGGCGAAGTGATCTCCTCCACCTTTGACGAACCGGCCACACGCCACGTGCACGTGGCCGAAATGGTGATCGAGCGCGCCAAGCGCTTGGTCGAGCTGAAAAAAGACGTGGTGATTTTGCTCGACTCGATCACCCGGCTGGCGCGCGCCTACAACAACGTGCTGCCGAGCTCGGGCAAGGTGCTCTCGGGCGGCGTCGATGCCAACGCCCTGCAGCGCCCGAAGCGTTTTTTTGGTGCCGCGCGCAACGTCGAAGAAGGCGGCTCGCTGACCATCATCGCCACCGCCCTGATCGACACCGGCAGCCGCATGGACGAGGTGATCTTCGAGGAATTCAAGGGCACCGGCAACTCCGAGCTGCACCTGGACCGGCGCCTGTACGAGAAACGCGTCTTTCCCGCCGTGCAGCTCAACCGCAGCGGCACGCGGCGCGAAGAGCTGCTGCTGGCACCCGAAATTTTGCAAAAAACCCGCATCCTGCGCCAGTTCATGTACAACATGGACGAGATCGAGTCCATGGAAATGGTGCTCAAAAACATGAAGCAGACCAAGAACAACCACGAGTTCTTCGACCTCATGCGCCGCGGCGGCTGA
- the trxA gene encoding thioredoxin TrxA produces MANPLIKQVTDASFDADVIKSSLPVLVDFWAEWCGPCRTVAPILDELATHYNGKLQITKMNVDESRQVPAQFGIRGIPTLMVFKDGKVAATKVGALNKAQLSAFIDSNLA; encoded by the coding sequence ATGGCCAACCCCCTGATCAAGCAAGTCACCGACGCCAGCTTCGATGCCGACGTAATCAAGTCCTCCTTGCCGGTATTGGTCGATTTTTGGGCCGAGTGGTGTGGCCCCTGCCGCACCGTCGCCCCCATCCTAGACGAGCTGGCCACCCACTACAACGGCAAGCTGCAGATCACCAAAATGAACGTCGATGAAAGCCGCCAGGTGCCGGCGCAGTTTGGCATTCGCGGCATCCCGACGCTGATGGTATTCAAAGACGGCAAGGTCGCCGCCACCAAGGTGGGTGCCCTCAACAAAGCGCAACTGAGCGCCTTTATCGACTCCAACTTGGCCTGA
- a CDS encoding YbaB/EbfC family nucleoid-associated protein encodes MFNKGQLAGLMKQAQAMQENMKKAQDELATLEVTGESGAGLVKVVMNGKHAVKRVSIDPSLLAEDKDMLEDLVAAAFNAAVRRVEENSQEKLGKLSAGMPSLPGGIKLPF; translated from the coding sequence ATGTTCAACAAAGGACAACTGGCCGGCCTGATGAAGCAGGCGCAAGCCATGCAGGAAAACATGAAAAAGGCCCAAGACGAGCTGGCCACGCTCGAGGTCACGGGCGAATCCGGGGCTGGTCTGGTCAAGGTGGTGATGAACGGCAAGCACGCCGTCAAGCGCGTCAGCATCGACCCCAGCCTGCTGGCCGAGGACAAAGACATGCTCGAAGACTTGGTCGCTGCTGCCTTCAACGCCGCTGTGCGCCGGGTTGAGGAAAATTCACAGGAAAAACTGGGCAAACTCAGCGCCGGCATGCCCAGCTTGCCCGGCGGCATCAAGCTGCCTTTCTGA
- the phoB gene encoding phosphate regulon transcriptional regulator PhoB, producing the protein MRKLPRVLVVEDEPAIAELIAVNLRHNGFAPTVAFDGESAQREVDSVLPDVILLDWMLPGESGVALAKRWRLQERIKTVPIILLTARTEESDKVQGLDAGADDYVTKPFSTQELLARIRAVLRRRAPEIVNDAVQLGDLTLDASTYRVMLSGSELKIGPTEFKLLHYLMKHPERVHTRGFLLDRIWGDHVFIEERTVDVHVKRLRESLGVAGIMIETVRGAGYRITANPIKVKPKPDIAEA; encoded by the coding sequence ATGAGAAAACTCCCCCGGGTGCTGGTGGTCGAAGACGAGCCGGCCATCGCCGAACTGATCGCCGTCAACCTGCGCCACAACGGCTTTGCACCCACGGTGGCCTTTGATGGCGAGTCGGCGCAGCGCGAAGTCGATTCGGTGCTGCCCGACGTGATCCTGCTCGACTGGATGCTGCCTGGCGAGAGCGGGGTGGCGTTGGCCAAACGCTGGCGCTTGCAAGAGCGCATCAAAACGGTGCCGATCATTTTGCTCACCGCCCGCACCGAAGAGTCCGACAAGGTGCAGGGGCTCGACGCCGGGGCCGACGATTACGTCACCAAACCATTTTCCACACAGGAGCTGTTGGCGCGCATACGCGCGGTGCTGCGGCGCCGTGCGCCCGAGATCGTCAACGACGCAGTGCAATTGGGCGATTTGACGCTGGATGCTTCGACCTACCGCGTGATGCTGAGCGGCAGCGAGCTCAAGATCGGCCCGACCGAATTCAAGCTGCTGCACTACCTGATGAAACACCCCGAGCGGGTGCACACACGCGGCTTTTTGCTCGATCGCATTTGGGGCGACCATGTGTTCATCGAAGAGCGCACCGTCGATGTGCATGTGAAACGCCTGCGCGAGTCGCTCGGCGTTGCCGGAATCATGATCGAGACGGTGCGTGGCGCCGGGTACCGCATCACGGCCAACCCCATCAAGGTCAAGCCCAAACCCGACATTGCCGAGGCATGA
- a CDS encoding NAD(P)/FAD-dependent oxidoreductase, with protein sequence MEFSQIGRRRLLAGFAATPLAAALAGASASAQARVRTQAHIVIAGSGAGGIAIANRLARGLEGARITIIDGREQHLYQPGWTLVAGGIWPMERAVLHNNSRYHPRGIEWVKDYVAEFDPTANTVVTRGGQRIRYDFLVVATGLQLNYKAIAGMDEAALGQNGLTSVYASPQSAASTWKLMDAFRRTGGRAVMTAAHTPMKCAGAPVKVTFLLDDRMREVGTRERAEISYHTGGAALFGVDVYHQDIGRRFERLGIAHHLQQRLTGIDIGARRATFTTFNAGQPTGQVNTIDYDFIHVVPPMSAPDAVRNSDLAWKEGPFAGGGWLEVNRETLQHRRFPNVFGIGDINGTPRGKTAATVKGGAPIVAGHLIRAIQNQAPDQKFNGYTSCPLITRVGSALLVEFDHDGNLVPTLPLIDPLQDSFFAWVMKVRLLKPAYIAVLRGRA encoded by the coding sequence ATGGAATTTTCACAAATCGGCCGGCGCCGCCTCTTGGCCGGTTTTGCCGCCACCCCGCTGGCTGCTGCCTTGGCAGGTGCGAGCGCCAGCGCCCAAGCCCGGGTGCGCACCCAGGCCCACATCGTGATTGCCGGCAGCGGTGCCGGCGGCATCGCCATTGCCAACCGGCTCGCGCGCGGGCTCGAGGGCGCGCGCATCACCATCATCGACGGCCGCGAGCAACACCTCTACCAGCCCGGCTGGACTTTGGTGGCCGGGGGCATCTGGCCCATGGAGCGCGCGGTCTTGCATAACAACAGCCGCTACCACCCGCGCGGCATCGAATGGGTGAAGGACTACGTAGCCGAGTTCGACCCCACGGCCAACACCGTTGTCACCCGCGGCGGGCAGCGCATCCGCTACGATTTTCTGGTCGTGGCCACGGGCTTGCAGCTCAACTACAAGGCCATCGCCGGCATGGACGAAGCGGCGCTGGGGCAAAACGGCCTGACTTCGGTCTATGCCAGCCCGCAGTCCGCCGCCAGCACCTGGAAGCTCATGGACGCGTTTCGCCGTACAGGTGGGCGCGCCGTCATGACCGCTGCCCATACCCCCATGAAGTGCGCCGGTGCACCCGTCAAAGTCACTTTTTTGCTCGATGACCGAATGCGCGAAGTGGGGACGCGCGAGCGCGCCGAGATCAGCTACCACACCGGCGGCGCGGCGTTGTTCGGTGTCGATGTCTATCACCAAGACATCGGTCGCCGTTTTGAGCGCCTTGGCATTGCGCACCACCTGCAACAGCGCCTGACCGGCATCGACATCGGTGCCCGGCGCGCTACCTTCACCACCTTCAATGCCGGCCAGCCCACTGGCCAAGTCAACACGATCGATTACGACTTCATCCACGTGGTGCCGCCTATGAGCGCCCCGGACGCGGTGCGCAACAGCGACTTGGCGTGGAAAGAAGGCCCCTTTGCCGGCGGCGGCTGGCTGGAGGTGAACCGGGAGACCTTGCAACACCGGCGCTTCCCCAACGTATTCGGCATCGGTGACATCAACGGCACGCCGCGCGGCAAAACCGCCGCCACCGTCAAGGGCGGGGCGCCGATTGTGGCCGGCCACCTGATTCGGGCCATCCAGAACCAGGCCCCCGATCAGAAGTTCAACGGCTACACCTCCTGCCCGCTGATCACCCGCGTGGGTTCGGCGCTGTTGGTCGAGTTCGACCACGACGGCAACCTAGTGCCCACGCTGCCCCTGATAGATCCGCTGCAAGACAGCTTCTTTGCTTGGGTGATGAAGGTGCGCCTGCTCAAACCCGCCTACATCGCCGTTTTGCGCGGCCGCGCCTGA